In Pseudomonadota bacterium, the following are encoded in one genomic region:
- the hisN gene encoding histidinol-phosphatase has product MSPQDTDSNPAGAAPEPELIRFAEDLADAARPVALRYFRNPLEVEHKADASPVTIADRTVESTMREMITARYPHHGILGEEHGGSNLEGAETWVLDPIDGTQSFITGMPTFGTLIALLQHGRPVIGIVDMPALGERWAGASSRATTLNGRPCRTRACRELRQASVYATSVDIFTPEELDALNTVTARAALRRFGGDCYSYALLAAGYVDAVMESSLKPYDYLPLVPIIEGAGGVITDWTGAALHLRSDGRVIAAATPELHAELLSTLPEAFR; this is encoded by the coding sequence ATGAGCCCCCAGGACACGGATAGCAACCCTGCCGGGGCCGCCCCGGAGCCCGAACTGATCCGGTTCGCAGAAGACCTCGCGGATGCCGCCCGGCCGGTGGCGTTGCGCTATTTCCGCAATCCCCTGGAGGTGGAGCACAAAGCCGACGCATCGCCGGTTACCATTGCCGATCGGACGGTCGAATCGACCATGCGCGAGATGATCACCGCCCGCTACCCGCACCACGGCATCCTCGGTGAGGAACATGGCGGGAGCAACTTGGAGGGTGCGGAAACCTGGGTGCTGGATCCCATCGATGGCACCCAGAGCTTCATCACCGGCATGCCGACTTTCGGCACCCTGATCGCCCTGCTGCAACATGGCCGGCCGGTGATCGGCATCGTCGACATGCCGGCCCTGGGCGAGCGTTGGGCGGGGGCATCGAGCCGGGCGACCACGCTGAACGGGCGGCCCTGTCGCACGCGCGCCTGCCGTGAACTCCGCCAGGCCAGCGTCTACGCCACTTCGGTCGACATCTTCACCCCCGAGGAACTCGATGCGCTGAACACCGTCACCGCCCGCGCCGCCCTGCGCCGCTTCGGCGGTGACTGCTACAGCTACGCGCTGCTTGCTGCGGGATACGTGGACGCCGTGATGGAGTCCTCCCTGAAACCCTACGATTACCTTCCCCTGGTGCCCATCATCGAAGGCGCAGGCGGTGTGATAACGGACTGGACGGGGGCAGCGCTGCATCTGCGTTCCGACGGGCGCGTGATAGCCGCGGCCACTCCGGAACTGCACGCAGAGCTACTCTCGACGCTACCCGAAGCGTTCAGATAA
- a CDS encoding extracellular solute-binding protein: MKNSNWLLSLMAAAVCLVGSTVAHAGEITVYTALEEEEIADYIAAASKAMPDIKVNVLRLSTGKLGARILAEAENPQADVIWGWAVTAMMDPRILAMLEPYAAKGADKLNAAHRDQQGRWFAPTGYMGAFCVNTERLAQKGLPMPTSWQDLADPRFKGEVLMPDPNSSGTGYLHVISLLQGMGEEQGWAQLAAVDPNMAQYTSSGSKPCKAARAGEYTVGASLAFTALKSIESGYPLKMVIPKGGAGYELEASALMVSSKNKGDAKRFLDWTLSKDATDLYGAFKALITVPGVKPSAAAEKAGLPADLSGALAKIDFAASAKAQTEIKKTWKEKFGR, from the coding sequence ATGAAAAATTCCAATTGGCTGTTATCGCTTATGGCTGCTGCGGTTTGCCTTGTTGGCTCCACAGTGGCGCATGCCGGTGAAATCACGGTCTACACGGCCCTCGAAGAAGAGGAGATCGCCGACTATATTGCTGCCGCCAGCAAGGCGATGCCCGATATCAAGGTAAATGTGCTGCGTCTATCCACTGGCAAGCTGGGAGCACGGATACTGGCGGAAGCGGAGAATCCGCAGGCCGACGTGATCTGGGGCTGGGCGGTTACCGCGATGATGGATCCGCGCATCCTGGCGATGCTCGAACCCTATGCGGCAAAGGGAGCGGATAAGCTCAACGCCGCCCATCGCGATCAGCAGGGGCGCTGGTTCGCGCCCACCGGGTACATGGGGGCGTTCTGCGTCAACACCGAAAGGCTGGCGCAGAAAGGGCTGCCCATGCCGACCAGCTGGCAGGATCTGGCCGATCCGCGCTTCAAAGGCGAGGTGCTGATGCCTGATCCCAACTCTTCCGGTACCGGTTACCTGCACGTGATCTCGCTGCTCCAGGGCATGGGCGAGGAGCAGGGTTGGGCACAGCTGGCCGCCGTCGATCCCAACATGGCGCAGTACACCTCGTCGGGTTCCAAGCCGTGCAAGGCGGCACGCGCCGGGGAATACACCGTCGGAGCCTCGCTGGCCTTTACGGCGCTGAAGTCCATCGAAAGCGGCTATCCGCTGAAAATGGTGATTCCCAAGGGCGGTGCCGGCTACGAGCTGGAGGCCTCGGCGCTGATGGTGTCCAGCAAGAACAAAGGCGACGCCAAGCGGTTTCTCGACTGGACGCTTTCCAAGGATGCAACGGACCTGTACGGTGCTTTCAAGGCTCTGATCACCGTGCCGGGCGTCAAGCCGTCGGCAGCGGCGGAAAAGGCGGGTCTGCCGGCGGATCTGAGCGGTGCGCTGGCAAAGATCGATTTTGCCGCCTCCGCGAAAGCGCAGACAGAGATCAAGAAGACCTGGAAAGAGAAGTTCGGTCGCTGA
- a CDS encoding redox-regulated ATPase YchF — MGFRCGIVGLPNVGKSTLFNALTRAAIAAENYPFCTIEPNVGVVPLRDARQDALAAIVKPQRVVPTTMQFVDIAGLVAGASKGEGLGNQFLANIRETDAIAHVVRCFEDDDVTHVSGRINPASDIEVINTELALADLATVEKAVERARKATKAGGDKEAIARRELLIKIEAHLNEGRPVRAMELSKEQLLLIRDLHFLTIKPTMYLANVTEDGFENNPHLDAVFAIAATDGSEVVPFCAAMEAEIAQLEEADKAEFLAEMGLEEAGLDRVVHVGYRLLGLQTYFTAGEKEVRAWTVRIGATAPEAAAVIHTDFQKGFIRAEVIAYDDFIACRGEQGAKEAGKWRLEGKEYIVQDGDVIHFRFNV; from the coding sequence ATGGGATTCAGATGCGGCATCGTTGGATTGCCCAACGTGGGTAAATCCACACTGTTCAACGCGCTCACCAGGGCCGCCATCGCGGCCGAGAACTACCCGTTCTGCACCATTGAACCCAACGTGGGGGTGGTGCCGTTGCGCGATGCGCGCCAGGACGCGTTGGCGGCAATCGTCAAGCCGCAGCGAGTGGTTCCCACCACCATGCAGTTTGTCGATATCGCCGGTCTGGTGGCAGGTGCTTCAAAGGGTGAGGGGTTGGGCAACCAGTTCCTGGCCAATATCCGCGAGACTGACGCCATCGCTCATGTGGTGCGTTGCTTCGAGGACGATGATGTGACGCATGTCTCCGGTCGTATCAATCCGGCCTCGGATATCGAGGTGATCAATACGGAGCTGGCATTGGCCGATCTTGCGACCGTGGAGAAGGCGGTCGAGCGCGCACGCAAGGCGACCAAGGCGGGCGGTGATAAAGAAGCCATCGCACGCCGGGAGCTGTTGATCAAGATCGAGGCACACTTGAACGAAGGCCGTCCGGTGCGGGCCATGGAGCTGTCCAAAGAGCAACTCCTGCTGATCCGCGATCTCCATTTCCTGACGATCAAACCGACGATGTACCTCGCCAACGTGACCGAGGACGGATTCGAGAACAATCCTCACCTCGATGCCGTGTTCGCAATCGCCGCTACCGACGGTTCCGAAGTGGTGCCGTTCTGCGCCGCGATGGAGGCCGAGATCGCGCAACTCGAAGAGGCCGACAAGGCGGAGTTTCTCGCCGAAATGGGTCTTGAGGAAGCCGGGTTGGATCGCGTGGTGCACGTGGGTTATCGCCTGCTGGGGTTGCAGACCTATTTCACCGCGGGCGAGAAGGAGGTGCGCGCCTGGACCGTTCGCATCGGCGCCACGGCGCCCGAGGCGGCCGCGGTGATCCACACCGATTTTCAGAAGGGTTTTATCCGCGCCGAAGTGATCGCCTACGATGATTTCATTGCCTGCCGAGGCGAACAAGGGGCCAAAGAGGCGGGTAAATGGCGCCTGGAGGGCAAGGAGTACATCGTCCAGGACGGCGATGTCATCCACTTCCGCTTCAATGTCTGA
- a CDS encoding EAL domain-containing protein: MLSTLRSRFRRVVFVACAVLAGTAPHHAAASVVFGSDRDYPPFEYLDSDGIPRGFNVDLIRAVGEAGGFEIAIKLGPWAEIRRAFETEKTVHIADMTRSREREIRLDFATPFAIITDQLFARKGESARCDPARLDGTRVLVQDSASTQEYLATRFPGVITLPVPSAPDAIRQLQAGNGDCAIVTNLISQYLITRQQIRNVVPVGRPFMPREYGFAVLKGNTALLDRVNSGLKKVLESGEYATIYQKWFTPKRVTPRTAGELVRDALPIAGPIAAALLLTGFWVISLRRLVRSRTFDLREELARRETAEQEARTSHEQFNQLANNVDEVLWIKDQRSGAKLYVSPAYERIWELSREDLYRDPLDFLRRVHPEDYDRVKVAQASRPTEHYNEEYRIVRPDGSLRWVVSRGYPICDEQGEPYQMVGITRDITERKMAEERIEWLATRDALTELPNRYLLGDRLKQSIAHAQREELRLAVLFIDLDRFKRINDSLGHTVGDELLREVATRLNKGLRADDSLARIGGDEFVLVLRGIQEAEEILPVVTKIISSLAQPFAIDAHQLNISCSVGISIFPDDATTSAELLRCADTAMYHAKTKGRNDFCFYAAEMNSLAVERLRLEGELRRALADNEFELFYQPIVAVSSGQIVACEALIRWRHPVRGMVAPDRFIEVAEEMGLIPRIGAWVIESACLQRKRWSRLGYPLRMCVNVSALQLNPGLLKTISDLDCPMTPESPWLELELTESVLIENREENIELLRELKALGVSLSIDDFGTGYSSLSYLKGFPVETLKIDRSFIADLESDEGSLAIINAVASIAKTLNLRLIAEGVENEAQLVQVRRTGCDEYQGYLFQRPLPAEELSALLQAQQPVRH; encoded by the coding sequence ATGCTTTCCACGTTACGAAGCCGCTTCCGGCGTGTCGTGTTTGTCGCGTGCGCGGTACTGGCCGGAACCGCGCCGCACCATGCCGCGGCGAGTGTGGTGTTCGGAAGCGACCGCGACTACCCTCCCTTTGAGTACCTCGACAGCGATGGCATACCCCGTGGTTTCAATGTCGATCTGATCCGCGCCGTTGGCGAGGCGGGCGGCTTTGAGATCGCCATAAAACTCGGGCCCTGGGCGGAGATCCGCCGCGCCTTTGAGACCGAAAAAACCGTCCATATCGCCGACATGACCCGCTCGCGCGAACGCGAGATACGCCTCGATTTCGCCACACCGTTCGCCATCATCACTGACCAGCTTTTTGCGCGCAAAGGCGAGAGCGCTCGCTGCGACCCCGCCAGACTCGACGGCACGCGCGTACTGGTTCAGGACAGCGCCAGCACGCAAGAGTATCTTGCCACGCGCTTCCCTGGCGTGATCACGCTGCCCGTTCCCTCGGCACCCGATGCAATCCGGCAGCTGCAGGCCGGCAACGGTGACTGCGCGATTGTCACCAACCTGATCAGTCAGTATCTGATCACCCGCCAGCAGATCAGGAACGTGGTCCCGGTCGGTCGCCCCTTCATGCCCCGCGAATACGGTTTTGCCGTCCTCAAGGGCAATACGGCGCTGCTTGACCGGGTCAACAGCGGACTCAAGAAGGTGCTCGAATCCGGTGAATACGCAACCATTTATCAGAAGTGGTTTACGCCGAAACGTGTCACACCGCGAACCGCGGGCGAGCTTGTCCGCGATGCACTGCCGATTGCCGGGCCCATCGCCGCGGCTCTGCTCCTGACCGGTTTCTGGGTCATCTCTCTGCGTCGCCTGGTGCGCTCGCGCACCTTTGATCTACGGGAAGAGCTGGCGCGCCGTGAAACCGCGGAACAGGAGGCTCGCACCAGCCACGAGCAGTTCAATCAACTGGCGAACAATGTCGATGAGGTGCTGTGGATCAAGGATCAGCGCAGCGGCGCCAAGCTTTATGTGAGTCCCGCCTACGAGCGGATCTGGGAACTGTCCCGTGAAGACCTCTACCGCGATCCGCTCGATTTCCTGCGCCGGGTCCATCCCGAGGATTACGATCGCGTCAAGGTCGCGCAGGCCAGCCGTCCGACCGAACACTATAACGAGGAGTATCGCATCGTCAGACCGGATGGTTCGCTGCGCTGGGTTGTCTCGCGCGGCTATCCCATATGCGACGAGCAGGGCGAGCCCTATCAGATGGTCGGCATCACGCGCGATATTACCGAGCGCAAGATGGCCGAAGAGCGCATCGAGTGGCTGGCAACCCGCGATGCGCTGACCGAACTGCCCAACCGCTATCTGCTCGGCGATCGTCTCAAACAATCGATCGCCCACGCCCAGCGCGAAGAGTTGCGCCTCGCGGTACTGTTTATCGACCTCGATCGATTCAAACGCATCAACGATTCGTTGGGACACACCGTGGGCGACGAGCTGCTGCGGGAAGTCGCTACGCGTTTGAACAAAGGTCTGCGTGCCGACGATTCGTTGGCGCGCATCGGCGGCGACGAGTTTGTGCTGGTGCTGCGCGGCATCCAAGAAGCCGAGGAGATACTGCCGGTCGTTACCAAGATCATCAGCTCACTCGCACAACCCTTTGCCATCGACGCCCATCAGCTCAACATCTCCTGCAGCGTGGGGATCAGCATTTTCCCCGACGACGCGACCACCAGCGCGGAGCTGCTGCGTTGCGCCGATACCGCCATGTACCACGCCAAAACCAAGGGTCGAAACGACTTCTGTTTCTACGCCGCGGAGATGAACAGTCTGGCTGTCGAACGTTTGCGTCTGGAGGGCGAACTGCGTCGGGCGCTGGCGGACAATGAGTTCGAACTCTTCTACCAACCCATCGTCGCCGTGAGCAGTGGCCAGATCGTCGCCTGCGAGGCCCTGATCCGCTGGCGTCATCCGGTGCGCGGCATGGTGGCGCCCGATCGCTTTATCGAGGTGGCCGAGGAGATGGGACTGATCCCGCGCATCGGTGCCTGGGTTATCGAAAGCGCCTGCCTGCAACGCAAGCGTTGGTCCCGGTTGGGGTATCCGCTGCGCATGTGCGTCAACGTCTCGGCGCTGCAACTCAACCCCGGGTTATTGAAGACGATTTCGGACCTCGATTGCCCAATGACACCCGAAAGTCCCTGGTTGGAACTGGAACTGACCGAAAGCGTTCTGATCGAGAACCGCGAAGAGAACATCGAGTTGCTGCGCGAACTCAAGGCGCTGGGCGTCTCGCTTTCCATCGACGATTTCGGAACCGGGTACTCCTCGCTGAGTTATCTCAAAGGTTTCCCAGTTGAGACACTGAAGATCGACCGCAGTTTTATTGCCGACCTGGAGAGTGATGAGGGCAGCCTCGCCATCATCAACGCGGTGGCGAGCATCGCCAAGACGCTGAATCTGCGATTGATCGCCGAGGGCGTGGAGAACGAAGCGCAATTGGTTCAGGTGCGCCGCACCGGCTGCGACGAGTACCAGGGCTATCTGTTTCAACGCCCCTTGCCCGCCGAGGAACTGAGCGCTCTACTGCAGGCGCAACAGCCGGTCAGACATTGA